One Brachybacterium aquaticum genomic region harbors:
- a CDS encoding alpha-amylase family glycosyl hydrolase, with translation MSTTTAPSWITDAICWQVYPLGFCGAPRHREDLTGEAYGGGAGENVVHRLRRLTGWLDHLVALGANVLVLNPIFDSVSHGYDTLEHRRIDPRLGDDADFDALVAACHERGIRVVLDGVFNHISDRHPTARRAIAAGPDTEEGGRIRWAGTSPYGFEGNPDLIEVDLADQVVQDRIVEIMDKWLTRGADGWRLDAMYAAGAEAWAPILQRVRAAHPEAWILGEVIHGDYPAFAAASGADSITQYELWKAIWSSLHDGNLFELAHALGRHQDFLTAQRDAGADGLPLTFVGNHDTTRIASQLTDGRDLAAAIGLLALLPGIPAVYAGDEFGAAAVKEERAGGDDAIRPWFPGSPDEVLAAGATTDTGTIAAVPGGEEAPGAEPKPGDVPRSLRLLKPDAAGRILEVHRRLFSLRRRERWLSTASVSVDEGTLENTWAQIVLTPSADGAGGAAADGAAAGGAEGGAVGPDGAPAQPLTLVLNLGDEARPAPGEILEVVSGADMLDGVGPAAPGEVPAHGIAVVR, from the coding sequence ATGAGCACCACGACCGCCCCGTCCTGGATCACCGACGCGATCTGCTGGCAGGTGTACCCGCTGGGTTTCTGCGGCGCGCCCCGCCACCGCGAGGACCTCACCGGCGAGGCCTACGGCGGCGGCGCCGGCGAGAACGTCGTGCACCGCCTGCGCCGACTGACGGGCTGGCTGGACCACCTGGTCGCCCTCGGGGCGAACGTGCTGGTGCTGAACCCGATCTTCGACTCCGTCTCCCACGGCTACGACACCCTCGAGCACCGCCGCATCGACCCGCGCCTCGGCGACGACGCCGATTTCGACGCCCTGGTCGCCGCCTGCCACGAGCGCGGGATCCGCGTGGTCCTCGACGGGGTGTTCAACCACATCTCCGACCGCCACCCCACCGCCCGCCGCGCCATCGCCGCCGGTCCCGACACCGAGGAGGGCGGCCGCATCCGCTGGGCCGGCACCAGCCCCTACGGCTTCGAGGGCAACCCCGACCTCATCGAGGTGGACCTCGCCGACCAGGTCGTCCAGGACCGCATCGTCGAGATCATGGACAAGTGGCTCACCCGCGGGGCCGACGGCTGGCGGCTGGACGCGATGTACGCCGCGGGGGCTGAGGCGTGGGCGCCGATCCTTCAGCGGGTCCGCGCCGCGCACCCCGAAGCGTGGATCCTCGGCGAGGTCATCCACGGCGACTACCCCGCCTTCGCCGCCGCGTCCGGCGCCGACTCGATCACCCAGTACGAGCTGTGGAAGGCGATCTGGTCCTCGCTGCACGACGGGAACCTCTTCGAGCTCGCCCACGCGCTCGGCCGCCACCAGGACTTCCTCACCGCGCAGCGCGACGCCGGCGCCGACGGGCTGCCGCTGACCTTCGTGGGCAACCACGACACCACCCGCATCGCCTCCCAGCTGACCGACGGGCGCGACCTCGCCGCGGCGATCGGCCTGCTCGCGCTGCTGCCCGGGATCCCCGCCGTCTACGCCGGGGACGAGTTCGGCGCGGCCGCGGTCAAGGAGGAGCGCGCAGGCGGCGACGACGCGATCCGCCCCTGGTTCCCCGGCTCGCCGGACGAGGTCCTCGCCGCCGGTGCCACCACGGACACCGGCACGATCGCGGCGGTGCCGGGTGGCGAGGAGGCGCCCGGCGCGGAGCCGAAGCCCGGCGACGTGCCCCGCTCGCTGCGCCTGCTCAAGCCCGACGCCGCCGGACGCATCCTCGAGGTCCACCGGCGCCTGTTCTCCCTGCGCCGCCGAGAGCGCTGGCTGTCCACCGCGTCGGTGTCGGTGGACGAGGGGACGCTGGAGAACACGTGGGCGCAGATCGTGCTGACCCCGTCGGCCGACGGGGCCGGCGGCGCCGCGGCCGACGGAGCTGCCGCCGGTGGTGCCGAGGGCGGTGCCGTCGGCCCCGATGGCGCACCCGCGCAGCCCCTCACCCTCGTGCTGAACCTCGGCGACGAGGCCCGGCCCGCGCCCGGCGAGATTCTTGAGGTCGTCTCCGGCGCGGACATGCTCGACGGTGTCGGCCCCGCCGCCCCCGGCGAGGTCCCCGCCCACGGCATCGCGGTGGTGCGCTGA
- a CDS encoding ABC transporter ATP-binding protein produces the protein MLGTMGRLWTTVRPIRFRLYLGLLSALTASLVALGIPQVLEFVVNRLHIGAAAATVWTGGAIVLGLGLVEAALIWLRRVFAVSPSTLVEKDIRVAFYEKVQNMPVAFHDGWGSGQLLSRMMSDINLIRRWIAFGMIMLVTSSVTIVVGMALLIRSSWILALIFFLAAVPVTIIAFRFHREYSYLSRLSQDQNGDLATTIEQSVQGIRVLKAFGRGPSALEGFTEQAEELRRTEVRKATSMARFDMFMFMLPELALGIALFVGLHLVARDAISVGQLASYFATATLVVGPVRMLGMLFGQMVNASTALDRHYEVMDEENRIVSPDAPTRIDPSAARGAVVFEDAHFRYEDAPDHVDDVLDGVDLEIRPGETMALVGVTGSGKSTLLQLVPRLYDVTGGRITIDGVDVRDMDLTALRTLTAVAFEDATLFSDSVRENVLLGADPELSDEEAEELLHLALRTADATYAYDLPQGVDTRIGEEGMSLSGGQRQRLALARAIAARPTVLLLDDPLSALDTKTEETVTGRLREVLEGTTTLIVAHRTSTVALADRVALLDGGRVVAVGTHSELMARSARYRWVIANQEEEKRRDQDIETLTGELDLRGATPSADDTTAGGAR, from the coding sequence ATGCTCGGCACCATGGGTCGTCTGTGGACGACCGTCCGACCGATCCGCTTCCGTCTCTACCTGGGGCTCCTCAGCGCCCTGACCGCCTCCCTCGTCGCCCTCGGCATCCCGCAGGTGCTCGAGTTCGTCGTCAACCGCCTGCACATCGGTGCCGCCGCCGCGACCGTGTGGACCGGCGGCGCGATCGTGCTGGGCCTGGGCCTGGTGGAGGCGGCGCTGATCTGGCTGCGCCGCGTCTTCGCGGTCTCCCCCTCCACGCTCGTGGAGAAGGACATCCGCGTCGCCTTCTACGAGAAGGTGCAGAACATGCCGGTGGCCTTCCACGACGGATGGGGCTCCGGGCAGCTGCTCTCGCGCATGATGAGCGACATCAACCTGATCCGGCGCTGGATCGCGTTCGGAATGATCATGCTGGTCACGTCATCGGTGACGATCGTGGTGGGCATGGCGCTGCTGATCCGCTCGTCGTGGATCCTGGCGCTGATCTTCTTCCTCGCCGCGGTGCCGGTGACGATCATCGCCTTCCGCTTCCACCGCGAGTACTCCTACCTCTCCCGCCTCTCGCAGGACCAGAACGGCGACCTCGCCACCACCATCGAGCAGTCCGTGCAGGGCATCCGTGTGCTGAAGGCGTTCGGCCGCGGACCGTCGGCCCTAGAGGGCTTCACCGAGCAGGCCGAGGAGCTGCGCCGCACCGAGGTGCGCAAGGCGACCTCGATGGCCCGCTTCGACATGTTCATGTTCATGCTCCCCGAGCTCGCCCTCGGCATCGCGCTGTTCGTGGGCCTGCACCTGGTGGCACGCGACGCGATCAGCGTCGGCCAGCTGGCCAGCTACTTCGCGACCGCCACGCTGGTGGTCGGCCCGGTGCGGATGCTCGGCATGCTGTTCGGGCAGATGGTCAACGCCTCCACGGCGCTGGACCGCCACTACGAGGTGATGGACGAGGAGAACCGCATCGTCTCGCCCGACGCGCCCACCCGCATCGACCCGTCGGCCGCGCGCGGCGCCGTGGTGTTCGAGGACGCGCACTTCCGCTACGAGGACGCCCCCGACCACGTCGACGACGTGCTGGACGGCGTGGACCTGGAGATCCGCCCCGGCGAGACGATGGCGCTGGTGGGCGTGACCGGCTCCGGCAAGTCGACGCTGCTGCAGCTGGTGCCGCGGCTGTACGACGTGACCGGTGGGCGGATCACCATCGACGGCGTGGACGTGCGGGACATGGACCTCACCGCGCTGCGCACTCTCACCGCCGTCGCCTTCGAGGACGCGACCCTGTTCTCCGACTCCGTGCGGGAGAACGTGCTGCTCGGCGCCGATCCGGAGCTGTCCGACGAGGAGGCGGAGGAGCTGCTGCACCTGGCCCTGCGCACGGCGGACGCGACCTACGCCTACGACCTCCCCCAGGGCGTGGACACCCGCATCGGCGAGGAGGGGATGAGCCTGTCCGGCGGGCAGCGTCAGCGCCTCGCCCTCGCCCGCGCGATCGCGGCCCGGCCCACCGTGCTGCTGCTGGACGACCCGCTCTCGGCGCTGGACACCAAGACCGAGGAGACCGTGACGGGCCGGCTGCGCGAGGTGCTCGAGGGGACCACCACCCTGATCGTCGCCCACCGCACCTCCACCGTCGCTCTCGCCGACCGCGTCGCACTCCTGGACGGCGGGCGGGTCGTCGCCGTCGGCACCCACAGCGAGCTGATGGCGAGAAGCGCCCGTTACCGCTGGGTGATCGCGAACCAGGAGGAGGAGAAGCGCCGCGACCAGGACATCGAGACCCTCACCGGCGAGCTCGACCTGCGCGGCGCGACCCCGTCGGCCGACGACACCACCGCGGGAGGTGCCCGATGA
- a CDS encoding ABC transporter ATP-binding protein, with amino-acid sequence MTAQTAPGRRDDEQRDLTPEEAKASRKRSMALLGELISPVKGQFVVMALMVVVAQLAVVAGPAIIAWGIDHGIPALMEGDGGPALQAAALHIACALVGGVLTFGYVRQSVVVGQRMLLTLRRKVFRFTQRQDLEFHERYTSGRIVSRQTSDMEALRELLDSGVNVMVGAALSMVFTIVLIVVMDPVTGLVMLLMLIPCIALTVWFQRRSSREYRAIRTHSARLIVHFVEAMAGIRAVKAFRKEERNHERFDTLAMDYRNASLRSIKVFGIYQPALRVLANVTIAAVLVVGGFRVLAGDLQVGVLVALVLYSRRFFQPIDEIANFYNAFQSAVAALEKIANLLAEQPHVKESPTPTPLPTSSGEIDFENVSFRYSADGPLVLQPLDLHIPAGQTVALVGQTGAGKSTVAKLISRFYDATEGRVLLDRVDLRDISMKDLTRNIVMVTQEAYLFSGTVADNIALGKPGASREEIEAAARAIGADAFIEQLPYGYDTDVNKRGGRVSAGQRQLISFARAFLADPRVLILDEATSSLDIPSERMVQEGLTKLLGRRTSLIIAHRLTTVMIADRVLVVHDGQVVEDGSPTELVAAGGRFAALYQAWQESM; translated from the coding sequence ATGACCGCCCAGACCGCCCCCGGCCGACGCGACGACGAGCAGCGCGACCTCACCCCCGAGGAGGCGAAGGCCTCCCGCAAGCGCTCCATGGCGCTGCTCGGCGAGCTGATCTCCCCGGTCAAGGGCCAGTTCGTGGTGATGGCGCTGATGGTCGTCGTCGCCCAGCTCGCCGTCGTCGCCGGTCCCGCGATCATCGCCTGGGGCATCGACCACGGAATCCCGGCGCTGATGGAGGGCGACGGCGGCCCGGCGCTGCAGGCCGCGGCGCTGCACATCGCCTGCGCGCTCGTCGGCGGCGTGCTGACCTTCGGCTACGTGCGCCAGTCCGTCGTGGTCGGGCAGCGGATGCTGCTGACGCTGCGGCGGAAGGTCTTCCGCTTCACCCAGCGCCAGGACCTCGAGTTCCACGAGCGCTACACCTCCGGACGGATCGTCTCCCGCCAGACCTCCGACATGGAGGCGCTGCGCGAGCTGCTGGACTCGGGCGTGAACGTCATGGTCGGCGCGGCGCTGTCGATGGTCTTCACGATCGTGCTGATCGTGGTGATGGACCCGGTGACGGGCCTGGTCATGCTGCTGATGCTGATCCCCTGCATCGCGCTGACCGTGTGGTTCCAGCGCCGCTCCTCCCGCGAGTACCGTGCGATCCGCACCCACTCCGCGCGGCTGATCGTCCACTTCGTCGAGGCGATGGCCGGGATCCGCGCCGTCAAGGCGTTCCGCAAGGAGGAGCGCAACCACGAGCGCTTCGACACCCTCGCGATGGACTACCGCAACGCCTCCCTGCGCTCGATCAAGGTGTTCGGCATCTACCAGCCTGCGCTGCGCGTGCTCGCCAACGTCACGATCGCCGCGGTGCTGGTGGTGGGCGGGTTCCGGGTGCTGGCCGGGGATCTGCAGGTGGGCGTGCTGGTCGCGCTCGTGCTCTACTCGAGGCGCTTCTTCCAGCCGATCGACGAGATCGCGAACTTCTACAACGCCTTCCAGTCCGCCGTGGCGGCGCTCGAGAAGATCGCGAACCTGCTGGCCGAGCAGCCGCACGTCAAGGAGTCCCCCACCCCCACGCCGCTGCCCACCTCGAGCGGCGAGATCGACTTCGAGAACGTGTCCTTCCGCTATTCGGCCGACGGCCCGCTGGTCCTCCAGCCCCTGGACCTGCACATCCCGGCCGGGCAGACGGTGGCGCTCGTGGGCCAGACCGGCGCCGGGAAGTCCACCGTCGCCAAGCTCATCTCCCGCTTCTACGACGCGACCGAGGGCCGGGTGCTGCTGGACCGCGTGGACCTGCGCGACATCTCGATGAAGGACCTCACCCGCAACATCGTCATGGTCACGCAGGAGGCGTACCTGTTCTCCGGCACCGTCGCGGACAACATCGCGCTCGGCAAGCCCGGTGCGTCCCGCGAGGAGATCGAGGCGGCCGCCCGCGCGATCGGTGCGGACGCCTTCATCGAGCAGCTGCCCTACGGCTACGACACCGACGTGAACAAGCGCGGCGGACGCGTCTCCGCCGGGCAGCGCCAGCTGATCTCCTTCGCCCGCGCCTTCCTCGCCGACCCCCGCGTGCTGATCCTCGACGAGGCCACGAGCTCCCTGGACATCCCCTCGGAGCGGATGGTGCAGGAGGGTCTCACGAAGCTCCTGGGCCGGCGCACCTCGCTGATCATCGCCCACCGCCTGACCACCGTGATGATCGCCGACCGGGTGCTCGTGGTCCACGACGGCCAGGTCGTCGAGGACGGCTCGCCGACCGAGCTCGTCGCCGCGGGCGGGCGCTTCGCCGCGCTGTACCAGGCGTGGCAGGAGTCGATGTAG
- a CDS encoding GNAT family N-acetyltransferase, whose amino-acid sequence MASAPDLSASGSSVPGSSASTVDPALVTLHPPFGLVVRAGDLTLRVLADADLPEYAALIRRPIFEDEGASYVFGWYRAEPDERVREALRFQWRLRSGLGPEEWTLPFGIWAGGRLLGVQDVAAERFAERRTVHSGSWLTRDAHGRGYGRLMRQAMLVLAFDHLGAERAESAAAVENHRSAAVSRACGYEDNGIQMSTEPGPVTLQQRFLVTPDTFRRPEMPVEVEGVTAELKALLGAR is encoded by the coding sequence ATGGCCTCCGCCCCCGATCTCTCTGCGTCCGGATCCTCCGTGCCCGGCTCCTCTGCGTCCACCGTCGACCCTGCGCTCGTCACGCTCCACCCGCCCTTCGGGCTCGTCGTGCGGGCCGGGGACCTGACCCTGAGGGTGCTCGCAGACGCGGATCTGCCCGAGTACGCGGCGCTGATCCGTCGGCCGATCTTCGAGGACGAGGGTGCCTCCTACGTGTTCGGCTGGTACCGCGCCGAGCCCGACGAGCGCGTGCGCGAGGCGCTGCGCTTCCAGTGGCGCCTGCGCAGCGGGCTCGGGCCCGAGGAATGGACCCTCCCGTTCGGGATCTGGGCGGGCGGCAGACTCCTCGGCGTGCAGGACGTGGCCGCGGAGCGGTTCGCCGAGCGGCGCACCGTCCACTCCGGCTCCTGGCTGACGCGCGATGCGCACGGCCGCGGGTACGGCCGCCTCATGCGCCAGGCGATGCTCGTGCTCGCCTTCGACCACCTCGGCGCCGAGCGGGCCGAGTCCGCCGCGGCGGTCGAGAACCATCGCTCCGCCGCGGTCTCGCGCGCCTGCGGCTACGAGGACAACGGCATCCAGATGTCCACCGAACCCGGCCCAGTGACCCTGCAGCAGCGGTTCCTGGTCACCCCGGACACTTTCCGCAGGCCGGAGATGCCGGTCGAGGTGGAGGGCGTCACCGCGGAGCTGAAGGCGCTGCTCGGGGCGCGCTGA
- a CDS encoding Hsp20/alpha crystallin family protein: MARTLSPFHEVDRLFSDLSRTPASVGMPMDLYRDGDSFVAEIDLPGVDPASIDVDVEDRTLTIRAERKATPVEGQRSWLTRERPTGTFARQLTLGNRVALDRIDAGYSDGVLRLTIPVAEEAKPRKIAVTHSDRPVALEGGSATGESVSPEPEGSVESAPESTEAQPVNA, encoded by the coding sequence ATGGCACGCACCCTCAGCCCCTTCCACGAGGTCGACCGTCTCTTCTCCGACCTCTCCCGCACCCCCGCCTCCGTCGGCATGCCGATGGATCTCTACCGCGACGGCGACAGCTTCGTCGCCGAGATCGACCTGCCGGGCGTGGACCCTGCCAGCATCGACGTGGACGTCGAGGACCGCACCCTGACCATCCGTGCCGAGCGCAAGGCCACCCCCGTCGAGGGCCAGCGCTCCTGGCTCACCCGTGAGCGTCCGACCGGCACCTTCGCCCGTCAGCTGACCCTCGGCAACCGGGTCGCGCTGGACCGCATCGACGCCGGCTACAGCGACGGCGTGCTGCGCCTGACCATCCCGGTCGCCGAGGAGGCCAAGCCGCGCAAGATCGCCGTCACCCACAGCGACCGTCCGGTCGCCCTCGAGGGCGGGTCCGCCACCGGCGAGTCAGTGAGCCCCGAGCCCGAGGGCTCCGTCGAGTCCGCGCCGGAGAGCACCGAGGCCCAGCCGGTCAACGCCTGA
- a CDS encoding pyroglutamyl-peptidase I, whose amino-acid sequence MTTDVLLTGFAPFDGAALNESWEAVRAAAPLLGERGIAAEALELPVEFGAASALLTKAVRELRPRLVIAVGLAAGRSAITPERVAINVRDARIPDNAGAQPIDEPVVEGGPVGRFSHLPVKAMVAALAADGIPAAVSQTAGTYVCNDVFYALLHLLETEPELAGIRGGFVHVPSADVVDSPAAARAVALMVEVALATEADVRLVGGAEH is encoded by the coding sequence ATGACCACCGACGTGCTGCTCACCGGCTTCGCCCCCTTCGACGGCGCGGCGCTCAACGAGTCCTGGGAGGCGGTGCGCGCGGCGGCGCCGCTGCTGGGCGAGCGCGGGATCGCGGCCGAGGCGCTGGAGCTGCCGGTCGAGTTCGGCGCCGCCTCCGCCCTGCTCACGAAGGCCGTCCGGGAGCTGCGCCCGCGCCTGGTGATCGCCGTCGGCCTCGCCGCCGGGCGCAGCGCGATCACGCCGGAGCGCGTCGCGATCAACGTGCGCGACGCACGCATCCCCGACAACGCCGGCGCACAGCCGATCGACGAGCCGGTCGTCGAGGGCGGGCCCGTAGGCCGCTTCTCGCACCTGCCCGTGAAGGCGATGGTCGCCGCGCTCGCGGCCGACGGGATCCCCGCGGCCGTCTCGCAGACGGCGGGGACGTACGTCTGCAACGACGTCTTCTACGCACTGCTGCACCTGCTGGAGACGGAGCCTGAGCTGGCCGGGATCCGCGGCGGGTTCGTGCATGTCCCATCGGCCGACGTGGTCGACTCCCCCGCCGCAGCCCGCGCCGTCGCACTGATGGTCGAGGTGGCGCTCGCGACGGAGGCCGACGTCCGCCTTGTCGGCGGCGCCGAGCACTGA
- a CDS encoding rhomboid family intramembrane serine protease, with amino-acid sequence MDRPTYGYSADDAPPPQGPPQGQPPGQPVCPRHPDRVSYVRCKRCDRPACPECQRPTDVGVLCVDCERDIARQQASARPRTAMGGRMGKRTPVVTYTLIALCVLAYLGQMVAPQIVEQLGIFAPFRALAMPWTFLSAGFLHGGIMHLALNMYALWAVGQYLEQTLGHVRYAAVYLVSVLGGHTAVYLLADPMGQSWVTGTVGASGGVFGLFAAMFIVNRRLGGQTAQILVLIALNLVITFTFPNISWQGHLGGLVFGALVTAGMFALRPKATPGADREALARRSALLHTGVVVAAVLLCVVLIAVKTVMVLGG; translated from the coding sequence ATGGATCGACCCACCTACGGCTACAGCGCCGACGACGCCCCGCCGCCCCAGGGGCCCCCGCAGGGACAGCCGCCGGGCCAGCCCGTCTGCCCCCGCCACCCCGACCGGGTGAGCTACGTGCGCTGCAAGCGCTGCGACCGCCCCGCCTGCCCCGAGTGCCAGCGCCCCACCGACGTCGGCGTGCTGTGCGTGGACTGCGAGCGCGACATCGCCCGTCAGCAGGCGAGTGCCCGGCCCCGCACCGCCATGGGCGGGCGCATGGGCAAGCGCACCCCCGTGGTCACCTACACGCTCATCGCGCTGTGCGTCCTGGCGTACCTCGGGCAGATGGTCGCCCCGCAGATCGTCGAGCAGCTGGGCATCTTCGCGCCCTTCCGTGCGCTCGCCATGCCGTGGACCTTCCTCAGCGCCGGGTTCCTGCACGGCGGGATCATGCACCTGGCGCTGAACATGTACGCGCTGTGGGCGGTGGGGCAGTACCTCGAGCAGACCCTCGGCCACGTCCGCTACGCCGCGGTGTACCTCGTCTCCGTGCTCGGCGGTCACACGGCCGTCTATCTGCTCGCCGACCCGATGGGCCAGTCGTGGGTGACCGGCACCGTCGGCGCCAGCGGCGGCGTGTTCGGCCTGTTCGCGGCGATGTTCATCGTCAACCGGCGCCTCGGCGGGCAGACCGCGCAGATCCTGGTGCTCATCGCGCTGAACCTCGTCATCACCTTCACGTTCCCGAACATCTCCTGGCAGGGCCACCTCGGCGGACTCGTCTTCGGTGCGCTGGTCACCGCCGGCATGTTCGCCCTGCGCCCCAAGGCCACCCCGGGCGCCGACCGCGAGGCCCTCGCCAGGCGCTCCGCCCTGCTGCACACCGGCGTGGTGGTCGCAGCGGTGCTGCTGTGCGTGGTGCTTATCGCGGTGAAGACCGTGATGGTGCTCGGGGGCTGA
- a CDS encoding winged helix DNA-binding domain-containing protein, producing the protein MTSRHLAGARILAQGVAGPTRFETPADAARAFGAHQGQDLPGVLASLALRTGGDLAPVLAALDAGEVVRGYPMRGTVFAVAADTLAWLTELCVEGPLRAAISRRPHLELTERDVERAREVLEELAAPRSQRGVGRGVLRAEVQQAWEQAGIGGKGGRGYHLLAELISMGHAAYGPWREGEMTVVLARDWLPAGTDLEGGFNGDRAGAAAELARRYFTSHGPAGERDLAWWSKLPLGLLRQVLPGVEAELESGYADAQGRLHARADEARGGDGERLYWRPGLMEEYAELEKETMRELLLPGFDELVLGYRDRLYLMDEDRHRALVPGNNGVFKRSALRRGEVVGVWTRAGSGAKRRLDLTALAPISDPQRARFEKRYAAFPFAS; encoded by the coding sequence ATGACCTCGCGACATCTCGCCGGCGCCCGGATCCTCGCCCAGGGCGTTGCCGGCCCGACCCGGTTCGAGACCCCGGCCGACGCCGCACGCGCCTTCGGTGCCCATCAGGGTCAGGACCTGCCCGGCGTGCTCGCCTCCCTCGCCCTGCGCACCGGCGGCGACCTCGCCCCCGTCCTCGCCGCGCTCGACGCCGGGGAGGTGGTGCGCGGCTACCCGATGCGCGGGACGGTCTTCGCCGTCGCCGCGGACACCCTCGCCTGGCTCACGGAGCTCTGCGTCGAGGGCCCGCTGCGCGCCGCGATCTCCCGTCGGCCCCATCTCGAGCTCACCGAGCGTGACGTGGAGCGCGCCCGCGAGGTCCTCGAGGAGCTCGCCGCGCCGCGCTCGCAGCGGGGCGTCGGTCGTGGGGTGCTGCGCGCCGAGGTGCAGCAGGCGTGGGAGCAGGCCGGGATCGGCGGGAAGGGCGGGCGCGGCTACCACCTGCTCGCCGAGCTCATCTCCATGGGGCATGCCGCCTACGGGCCCTGGCGCGAGGGCGAGATGACCGTGGTCCTCGCCCGCGACTGGCTGCCGGCCGGGACCGACCTCGAGGGCGGCTTCAACGGCGACCGCGCCGGCGCCGCGGCCGAGCTCGCCCGGCGCTACTTCACCAGCCACGGCCCGGCGGGGGAGCGGGACCTCGCCTGGTGGTCCAAGCTGCCCCTCGGCCTGCTGCGCCAGGTCCTGCCCGGCGTCGAGGCCGAGCTCGAGAGCGGCTACGCCGACGCCCAGGGCCGCCTCCACGCCCGCGCCGACGAGGCCCGCGGCGGCGACGGCGAGCGGCTGTACTGGCGGCCGGGCCTGATGGAGGAGTACGCCGAGCTCGAGAAGGAGACGATGCGCGAGCTGCTCCTGCCCGGCTTCGACGAGCTCGTGCTCGGCTACCGCGACCGCCTCTACCTCATGGACGAGGACCGCCACCGCGCCCTCGTGCCCGGCAACAACGGGGTGTTCAAGCGCTCCGCACTCCGCCGCGGCGAGGTGGTCGGGGTGTGGACCCGCGCCGGCTCCGGGGCGAAGCGGCGACTGGACCTCACCGCCCTCGCCCCGATCAGCGACCCGCAGCGGGCGCGGTTCGAGAAGCGGTACGCAGCGTTCCCCTTCGCGAGCTGA
- a CDS encoding VIT1/CCC1 transporter family protein produces the protein MTLLEPTASRTDGATARPVGSGPESARQHDSAPHPGAEGKDASPKDASPEDSSTKDSPGRSHHDKERSSRSEKVNRLRAGVLGANDGIVSVAGLAVGVAGATTDTRWLLIAGLASLIAGALSMAMGEYVSVSTQRDTDRALIERTRRDLAADPTGEHTHLVESLAETGIPDDVVEDVADSLERHDALRAHTRFRHNVEDDEVVSPLGAAIASLISFSIGGTIPLLAILLSPPVLRLPMTMLAVVVALALLGWASAKLGQSQARRATVRTIIGGLLAILVTYGIGAALGVAVG, from the coding sequence ATGACGCTCCTCGAACCCACCGCATCCCGCACCGACGGCGCCACCGCGCGGCCCGTCGGCAGCGGCCCCGAGTCCGCGCGGCAGCACGACTCCGCGCCGCACCCGGGCGCGGAGGGCAAGGACGCCTCGCCCAAGGACGCCTCGCCCGAGGACTCCTCGACGAAGGACTCCCCCGGCCGCAGCCACCACGACAAGGAGCGCAGCTCTCGCTCCGAGAAGGTGAACCGTCTGCGCGCCGGGGTGCTCGGCGCGAATGACGGCATCGTCTCGGTCGCGGGCCTCGCCGTCGGCGTCGCCGGTGCCACCACCGACACCCGCTGGCTGCTGATCGCCGGTCTCGCCTCGCTGATCGCGGGCGCGCTGTCCATGGCGATGGGCGAGTACGTCTCGGTCTCCACCCAGCGCGACACCGACCGCGCCCTCATCGAGCGGACCCGCCGCGACCTCGCCGCGGACCCCACCGGGGAGCACACGCACCTGGTCGAGTCCCTCGCCGAGACCGGGATCCCGGACGACGTGGTGGAGGACGTGGCCGACTCGCTCGAGCGGCACGACGCCCTGCGCGCCCACACCCGCTTCCGCCACAACGTGGAGGACGACGAGGTCGTCTCCCCGCTCGGCGCCGCGATCGCCTCGCTGATCTCGTTCTCCATCGGCGGCACGATCCCGCTGCTGGCGATCCTGCTCTCGCCGCCGGTGCTGCGCCTTCCGATGACGATGCTCGCCGTCGTCGTCGCGCTCGCCCTGCTCGGCTGGGCCAGCGCGAAGCTCGGCCAGTCCCAGGCCCGCCGCGCCACGGTCCGCACCATCATCGGCGGTCTGCTCGCGATCCTGGTGACCTACGGGATCGGCGCGGCCCTCGGCGTCGCCGTCGGCTGA
- a CDS encoding peptidylprolyl isomerase, which translates to MFATLHTNYGDIRIELFPNHAPKTVENFVGLAEGSKEFSDAETGEKVTRPFYDGVIFHRIISGFMIQGGDPLGTGTGGPGYTFDDEISPEKNFNEPYVLAMANAGKRRNALTGRPSGTNGSQFFITVGPTPHLHGKHTVFGAVADEDSKKVVDEIASVKTDMRDRPLEDVVIEKVTIEK; encoded by the coding sequence ATGTTCGCAACTCTGCACACCAATTACGGGGACATCCGCATCGAGCTGTTCCCGAACCACGCACCCAAGACCGTCGAGAACTTCGTGGGCCTGGCCGAGGGCTCCAAGGAGTTCTCCGACGCCGAGACCGGCGAGAAGGTCACCCGTCCGTTCTACGACGGCGTCATCTTCCACCGCATCATCTCCGGCTTCATGATCCAGGGCGGCGACCCGCTGGGCACCGGCACCGGCGGCCCCGGCTACACCTTCGACGACGAGATCTCGCCCGAGAAGAACTTCAACGAGCCCTACGTCCTCGCCATGGCCAACGCCGGCAAGCGCCGCAACGCGCTGACCGGTCGCCCCTCCGGCACCAACGGCTCCCAGTTCTTCATCACCGTGGGCCCCACCCCGCACCTGCACGGCAAGCACACCGTGTTCGGCGCGGTCGCCGACGAGGACTCCAAGAAGGTCGTCGACGAGATCGCGTCCGTGAAGACCGACATGCGCGACCGTCCCCTCGAGGACGTCGTCATCGAGAAGGTCACCATCGAGAAGTGA